One Microbacterium marinum genomic window, GCGGTTCACGATGGTCCCGGTCACGCTCGTGCTCTCGGTGCTCTCGTTCCTCATCGCGATGGGATTCGGCGAACTGGCGACGGCTGCCGGCGACCCGAACTGAGGTCCCTGGACGGTCATTGCAACCCCCCGCATTCTCATCGACCGGCGTGAGACGGTCAGGAGAAGAGTCGCCCCCTGCCCTCGATGAAGCAGTTCACCGCGTGGAGGGTCCGACAACTCGGGGGTGGCGTCCTCGAATGGACCTCACCCCTCGGCAGAACCTACCGCGAAGACGCACCCACCCCGGCCGTCGCCTTCGCGCCTGCCGTTGCCTCCGCCTCCGCGGCCCCGGCGCCCTTCTGACCGGCTCCCGCGCTAGGGCAAGATGCTGTCCACGTAGCCGCCGTCGACCCGCAGCGCGCCACCGGTCGTCGCCGACGCCAGCGGCGACGAGAGATAGACGACCATGTTCGCGATCTCCTCGGGTTCGATGAGCCGGCCGATCAGCGACTGCGGCCGCGCAGTGCGCATGAACTCGCGCTGCGCCGCCTCCCAGTCGAGCAACCGGTCGACCATCTCGTAGACGAAGTCCTCCACGCCTTCGGTGTGCGTCGGCCCGGCGATCACTGAGTTCACCGTCACGCCGGAGCCTGCGGCGGCCTTCGCGAACCCACGCGACATCGCGAGCAGCGCGCTCTTCGATGCGCCGTAGTGGATCATCTCCTCGGGGATCACGATCGCCGAGTCGCTCGCGATGTTCAGCACCCGGCCCCACCCGCGATCCGTCATCCCCGGCAGTACCAGGCGTGTCAACCGTGCCGCGCTCAGCACGTTCACGTCGAAGAACCGGCGCCACTCGTCGTCATCGATCTCGAGAGCCGGCGTCGAACCGAAGATGCCGAGGTTGTTCACCAGCACGTCGACGGTGCCTGCGGCATCCACCAACGCCTGGGCGCCCTCGGCAGACGTGACATCGGCGGCGGCGCCTCGCACCGCGAGCCCGGCGAGGGAATCGACCGTCCGCGCCACACGTTCCGGGTCGCGTCCGTTGACGACGACGTCGGCGCCCGCCTCGGCGAGTCGCCGTGCGATGGCCAGCCCGATGCCCTGCGTCGAACCCGTCACCACCGCGGTCTTCCCCGCCAGGTCCAACGTCAGCTTCCGTGTCGCTTCCTCGCTCATGGGGCGCCCCTTCTCCGTCGCGTCGTCCTCCTTCGATGGTGGCAGAGCCACGCGCACTGGGGGTCGACGCCGAAAGGGCCACGGGCGTATCGCGTGAGCGCGCCGCGCCGCCGGATTCACGCGTCGTCAAGATCGACTGTCG contains:
- a CDS encoding SDR family NAD(P)-dependent oxidoreductase, whose product is MTLDLAGKTAVVTGSTQGIGLAIARRLAEAGADVVVNGRDPERVARTVDSLAGLAVRGAAADVTSAEGAQALVDAAGTVDVLVNNLGIFGSTPALEIDDDEWRRFFDVNVLSAARLTRLVLPGMTDRGWGRVLNIASDSAIVIPEEMIHYGASKSALLAMSRGFAKAAAGSGVTVNSVIAGPTHTEGVEDFVYEMVDRLLDWEAAQREFMRTARPQSLIGRLIEPEEIANMVVYLSSPLASATTGGALRVDGGYVDSILP